A DNA window from Impatiens glandulifera chromosome 7, dImpGla2.1, whole genome shotgun sequence contains the following coding sequences:
- the LOC124945965 gene encoding GDSL esterase/lipase 5, with product MATSLSSKFYFLLLLLVSQILAVAVECRRHDKSGVSPPIFIFGDSFFDSGNNNYINTTTLDQANFWPYGETFFKFPTGRFSDGRHIADFIAEFAKVALVPPFLQLKSENRFNYNAAAGVNFASAGAGALVQTFQGSVIPLKTQLKFFKEVSERLRHQEGKTVSKKTLSRSIYLFAIGTNDYISPFLTNSTSQFESIGTNAYVSFVISNLTSVIKDVYKIGGRKFGFLNLGPLGCLPALRILDPKGKGQCIKQATELAQLHNEVLYEVLQKLEKEMEGFKYSLYDFNSALKLRMDYPLKYGLREGKSACCGTGEFRGVFSCGGKRVVKTFQLCSVPKDYVFWDSLHLTESVYKQMAGEMWSGSTILPSFNLKQLFQSN from the exons atggcAACTTCTCTCTCCTCCAAATtttatttccttcttcttcttcttgtatCTCAAATACTCGCCGTTGCCGTGGAATGTCGCCGGCATGATAAATCCGGCGTATCGCCTCCTATTTTCATCTTCGGCGACTCTTTTTTCGATTCCGGTAAcaacaattatattaatacGACGACGCTTGATCAGGCTAATTTCTGGCCTTACGGCGagactttttttaaatttccaacCGGAAGATTCTCCGACGGCCGTCATATCGCCGACTTCATtg CTGAATTTGCGAAAGTGGCGTTGGTTCCTCCATTTTTACAGCTGAAAAGTGAAAATAGATTTAATTATAACGCCGCCGCCGGAGTTAATTTTGCATCTGCCGGCGCCGGAGCTCTGGTTCAGACATTTCAGGGATCG GTAATTCCGCTTAAGACGCAACTAAAATTCTTTAAAGAAGTTAGCGAACGGTTAAGGCACCAAGAAGGTAAAACCGTGTCGAAAAAGACATTGTCAAGATCAATTTACCTTTTTGCCATTGGAACAAATGATTACATCAGCCCTTTCTTAACCAATTCAACATCACAATTTGAATCAATTGGAACCAATGCTTACGTGTCATTCGTGATTAGCAACTTAACAAGTGTAATTAAGGATGTATACAAAATAGGTGGAAGgaaatttgggtttttaaacTTAGGCCCATTGGGCTGTCTACCGGCCTTGAGAATATTGGATCCAAAAGGTAAAGGACAATGTATAAAACAGGCTACAGAATTGGCCCAACTTCATAATGAAGTCTTATACGAAGTCCTACAAAAGCTAGAAAAGGAAATGGAAGGGTTTAAATATTCATTGTATGACTTTAACAGTGCCCTAAAGTTAAGAATGGATTACCCTTTAAAGTATGGTTTAAGGGAAGGTAAATCGGCTTGTTGTGGAACAGGGGAATTTAGAGGTGTTTTTAGTTGTGGTGGGAAAAGGGTAGTTAAGACATTTCAGCTTTGCAGTGTTCCTAAAGATTATGTGTTTTGGGATTCTTTGCATCTAACTGAATCTGTTTATAAGCAAATGGCTGGTGAAATGTGGAGTGGAAGTACCATTTTGCCCTCCTTTAACTTGAAGCAACTTTTTCAATCAAATTga